One stretch of Alcaligenes faecalis DNA includes these proteins:
- a CDS encoding LysR family transcriptional regulator, whose translation MDLNLLLVFQCLMNERSVTKAANALFLTQGAVSASLRKLRVAFNDELFTRGSHGMTPTHRALEIAPQISEALKSISALVTSEQEFDPSSASRVFRIALSDDLENMLAKRMIRMADEQGWAISFSFYQTNSYLWPQSMVEHGADLAICSSPKFLSTMHKSQVLFSASYVCIYDQESTHFSTPISKQEYLHARHGRVSFDGLRGFVDELFDAERLQRKVKASFTHFSGAINAIIDSPLVLTMPDYAAHSFAECNSRLAISPVPLRVPSFVVSMIWDINKEHDEESRWLRRFVLELTEQVNGRSGMGSSQEGVLFR comes from the coding sequence ATGGACCTGAACCTGCTGCTGGTGTTCCAGTGTTTGATGAACGAGCGCAGCGTGACCAAGGCCGCCAATGCCTTGTTTCTGACCCAGGGCGCGGTCAGCGCGTCCTTGCGCAAGTTGCGGGTGGCGTTCAATGACGAGCTGTTTACCCGTGGTTCGCACGGAATGACGCCTACGCATCGGGCCTTGGAGATTGCTCCGCAGATATCCGAGGCCCTGAAAAGCATCTCGGCGCTGGTCACGTCCGAGCAGGAGTTCGACCCAAGTAGCGCCAGCCGGGTTTTTCGCATCGCTTTGTCCGACGATCTGGAGAATATGCTGGCCAAACGCATGATTCGTATGGCTGATGAGCAGGGCTGGGCGATCAGTTTTTCCTTCTATCAAACCAATAGCTATTTGTGGCCGCAAAGCATGGTGGAGCATGGGGCGGATCTGGCGATCTGTTCCAGTCCCAAATTTCTGAGCACCATGCACAAGTCGCAAGTGCTGTTTTCGGCTTCCTATGTCTGTATTTACGATCAGGAATCCACCCATTTTTCGACGCCCATCAGCAAGCAGGAATATCTGCATGCGCGTCATGGCCGAGTGTCTTTTGATGGTCTGCGCGGCTTTGTGGATGAACTCTTTGATGCCGAGCGCTTGCAGCGCAAGGTCAAGGCCTCGTTCACGCACTTTTCCGGGGCGATCAACGCCATTATTGACAGCCCATTGGTGCTGACCATGCCCGATTACGCCGCCCACTCCTTTGCCGAGTGCAATAGCCGCCTGGCCATATCGCCGGTGCCGCTGCGTGTACCGTCCTTTGTGGTATCCATGATTTGGGACATCAACAAGGAGCACGATGAAGAAAGCCGCTGGTTGCGGCGCTTTGTGCTGGAGCTGACCGAGCAGGTGAACGGGCGCTCTGGCATGGGGTCCTCGCAAGAGGGTGTACTATTTCGCTAG
- a CDS encoding carbon-nitrogen hydrolase family protein — MSKVAVIQAASVPFDSASSVEKAAAILQRVAANGATLAVFPEAFLGGYPKGISFGSVIGNRRPEGRALYQMYVEGAVTLGGPELEALADAVTQTGVYTVMGVIEKMGRTLYCTALTLAPGKGVVGIHRKLMPTGQERLVWGFGDGSTMGTVDTPMGRIGNVICWENYMPTLRQTMYAQGTEIYCAPTADDRPTWASSMIHIAVEGRVFVLSACQAIRLNNYPESFQSEFALPGEFAPDSYVMHGGSMIVSPTGEVLAGPVFDEETELYAELDMDLLKQANLDFDVYGHYSRPDIFSLHVDTRAKQVMKLQTEDSAE; from the coding sequence ATGAGCAAAGTTGCTGTTATCCAAGCGGCATCCGTACCTTTCGACTCTGCCAGCAGTGTAGAAAAAGCCGCCGCCATCTTGCAGCGCGTGGCTGCCAACGGCGCCACCCTGGCTGTCTTTCCTGAGGCCTTTCTGGGCGGTTACCCCAAAGGCATCAGCTTTGGCAGCGTGATCGGCAACCGCCGCCCCGAAGGCCGTGCCCTGTACCAGATGTACGTAGAAGGCGCTGTCACCCTGGGTGGCCCGGAACTGGAAGCGCTGGCCGATGCCGTCACCCAAACCGGTGTGTACACCGTGATGGGCGTGATCGAAAAAATGGGCCGCACCCTGTACTGCACCGCTCTGACTCTGGCTCCCGGCAAAGGCGTGGTGGGCATTCACCGCAAACTGATGCCTACCGGCCAGGAACGTCTGGTCTGGGGCTTTGGCGATGGCTCCACCATGGGCACTGTCGACACCCCCATGGGCCGTATCGGCAACGTGATCTGTTGGGAAAACTACATGCCGACCCTGCGTCAGACCATGTACGCCCAAGGCACCGAAATCTATTGTGCCCCTACGGCAGACGACCGCCCCACCTGGGCCTCGTCCATGATTCACATCGCCGTTGAAGGCCGCGTGTTTGTGCTGTCCGCCTGCCAGGCCATTCGCCTGAACAACTACCCCGAGTCCTTCCAAAGCGAATTTGCCCTGCCCGGCGAATTTGCACCGGACAGCTACGTGATGCACGGCGGTAGCATGATCGTCAGCCCCACCGGCGAAGTTCTGGCCGGCCCGGTGTTTGACGAAGAAACCGAACTGTACGCCGAACTGGATATGGACCTGCTCAAACAGGCCAACCTGGACTTTGACGTCTACGGCCACTACTCGCGCCCGGACATCTTCTCCCTGCATGTAGACACCCGTGCCAAACAGGTCATGAAACTGCAAACCGAAGACTCGGCCGAGTAA
- a CDS encoding TonB-dependent receptor family protein, producing the protein MSHVPVLRRLTISLALGGLWSGAAWADPSTSTLSPIVIKAPVGQSVLQADLRQERARLGAVPGGTNLIQPQDEVRLVTLRDALDYQPGLIVQDFFGGIDQPRLNIRGSGIQSNPVNRGVLLLQDGLPLNEADGSFVIGFLEPRNSSLISVRRGANALSASATTLGGELNFRSMNGTQGDAISVEGGSFGRLGLYAAKGFQTDEFDGRLAVSHDKADGYRHHSDSERTNVQGNIGFRRGQFENRTYLSYVDLKFDIPNVVPRERLYSDPRSVMGDYGTPQDMAANVYNRDPNRKATQFRLANRSYWGTEDFNQTVGLYWQTVDDTFTNPQVSSPTKGNTYGAQWQVAGREGSLDYRVALDWARSDMDRELYAVNPANGSRALFFGDYRLRAENRNALLGLSWKVAPQWTVVGDVKYSQAIRDARNRLGGDTLNQKWSYASPKLGVVWQPSEDLRVFANVSRSHEAPTYWEIISAEVPQPMNVRSAVTGLTELNVQKATTFELGGAGRLGSGESAVDWSLAVYRSNVKDELMAVSDATGASSVTFNYGDRTRHQGVEAGLSGSLPAPAAGRWDYRLSYTYSDFRFRGGEYEGNRIAGVPKHLLGAELMYRRGGWRFGPNVRWLASDTPTNHQNVEGTHQNAYAIWGFKVAYQHDKHWSAYLMADNIFDKTYASSYVIRRSASEAMPTYLAGNGRSFFGGVKYNF; encoded by the coding sequence ATGTCACACGTTCCTGTATTGCGTCGGCTGACGATCAGCCTGGCGCTGGGAGGCCTGTGGTCGGGCGCCGCCTGGGCCGACCCGTCTACCTCCACCTTGTCTCCCATTGTCATCAAGGCGCCTGTCGGGCAAAGCGTGCTGCAGGCTGACCTGCGACAAGAAAGAGCCCGCCTGGGCGCTGTGCCCGGTGGCACCAATTTGATTCAGCCGCAAGATGAAGTGCGTCTGGTGACTTTGCGCGATGCCCTGGACTATCAGCCCGGTCTGATCGTGCAGGATTTCTTTGGCGGGATTGATCAGCCACGGCTCAATATTCGCGGTTCGGGGATTCAAAGCAATCCGGTTAATCGGGGTGTCTTGCTGCTGCAAGATGGCCTGCCTTTGAATGAGGCAGACGGCTCGTTTGTGATCGGTTTTCTGGAACCGCGCAACAGCTCCTTGATCAGCGTGCGGCGCGGTGCGAATGCCTTGTCCGCCAGTGCGACCACCTTGGGTGGCGAGCTGAATTTCCGTTCCATGAATGGCACGCAGGGCGATGCCATCAGCGTGGAAGGTGGCAGCTTTGGGCGCTTGGGTTTGTATGCGGCCAAGGGCTTTCAGACGGACGAGTTTGATGGGCGATTGGCTGTCAGTCATGACAAGGCCGATGGCTATCGTCATCACTCGGACTCCGAGCGCACGAATGTGCAGGGCAATATTGGTTTCAGGCGCGGGCAGTTCGAGAACCGCACTTACCTGTCCTATGTGGATTTGAAGTTTGATATTCCCAATGTGGTCCCGCGTGAGCGTCTTTACAGCGATCCGCGCAGTGTGATGGGGGATTACGGCACGCCGCAGGATATGGCGGCCAATGTCTATAACCGCGATCCGAATCGCAAGGCCACCCAATTCCGTCTGGCTAACCGTAGTTATTGGGGTACCGAGGATTTCAACCAGACCGTGGGCCTGTACTGGCAGACGGTGGACGATACCTTTACGAATCCGCAGGTGTCTTCGCCCACCAAGGGGAATACCTATGGGGCGCAGTGGCAAGTTGCGGGCCGCGAGGGTTCTCTGGACTATCGTGTGGCCTTGGACTGGGCGCGCAGTGATATGGATCGTGAGCTGTATGCGGTCAATCCTGCCAATGGCAGCCGTGCGCTGTTTTTTGGGGACTATCGTCTGCGAGCTGAAAACCGCAATGCGCTGTTGGGCTTGAGCTGGAAGGTGGCGCCCCAGTGGACGGTGGTGGGGGATGTGAAGTACAGCCAGGCGATTCGTGATGCGCGCAATCGTTTGGGGGGCGATACCTTGAATCAGAAGTGGTCGTATGCCAGCCCGAAACTGGGCGTGGTGTGGCAGCCGTCCGAGGATTTGCGGGTGTTTGCCAATGTCAGCCGCAGTCATGAAGCACCTACGTATTGGGAAATCATCAGTGCGGAAGTGCCGCAGCCCATGAATGTGCGTTCGGCCGTGACAGGGCTGACGGAATTGAATGTGCAAAAGGCCACGACTTTTGAGTTGGGTGGAGCAGGACGTTTGGGTAGTGGCGAGTCGGCGGTGGATTGGTCCTTGGCCGTGTATCGCAGCAATGTGAAAGATGAGCTGATGGCTGTCAGTGATGCGACAGGGGCGTCGTCGGTGACGTTCAACTATGGTGATCGCACGCGGCATCAGGGTGTGGAAGCGGGTTTGAGCGGTTCTTTGCCTGCTCCGGCGGCGGGACGCTGGGACTATCGTCTGTCTTACACCTACAGCGATTTCCGTTTCCGTGGCGGCGAGTATGAAGGTAATCGTATTGCCGGGGTGCCCAAGCATTTGCTGGGGGCGGAGTTGATGTATCGCCGTGGTGGCTGGCGCTTTGGGCCGAATGTGCGCTGGCTGGCTTCGGATACGCCGACTAATCATCAGAATGTGGAAGGCACGCATCAAAATGCCTATGCTATTTGGGGCTTCAAGGTCGCTTATCAGCATGACAAGCATTGGAGTGCTTATCTGATGGCGGATAACATTTTTGATAAGACTTATGCCAGCAGCTATGTGATTCGTCGTTCGGCTTCGGAGGCGATGCCGACTTATCTGGCGGGCAATGGCAGGAGTTTCTTTGGTGGGGTGAAATATAACTTCTGA
- a CDS encoding carbon-nitrogen hydrolase family protein: MSLPITQVAAAHIASVYMDAAASVRKAIAIIDEAARHGAELITFPEAFIPGFPVWAALWAPIYNHDWFRKMAANSIHIDGPEIAQIRAAAKRNGIFVSLGFSESTEASVGCIWNSNVIIGDDGSILNHHRKLVPTFYEKMVWAPGDGHGLRVCQTRIGRIGALICGENTNPLARYSLAAQGEQIHISAWPAIWPTRMPKSGQNFDNVAANKIRAGGHSFESKVFGILNAGFMDQAMLDALTEGGDAQAREVLENTPRAATQFLDPTGASVGDFLQNEEGIAYATFDLNACVEPKQFHDIVGYYNRFDVFDLSIDRRRITPATFRGPNNANSKQSRSSEPMQDSQVASSETMEE, translated from the coding sequence ATGTCACTTCCAATCACTCAAGTTGCCGCGGCACATATTGCCTCTGTTTACATGGACGCGGCCGCCTCGGTACGCAAGGCCATTGCCATTATTGACGAGGCCGCCCGCCACGGCGCCGAGCTGATCACCTTTCCCGAAGCCTTCATCCCCGGCTTTCCGGTCTGGGCCGCACTGTGGGCTCCCATTTACAACCACGACTGGTTCAGAAAAATGGCGGCCAACAGCATCCATATTGATGGCCCGGAAATCGCCCAGATTCGTGCCGCTGCCAAACGCAATGGCATCTTTGTGTCCCTGGGATTCAGCGAAAGCACCGAGGCCAGCGTAGGCTGCATCTGGAACTCCAATGTGATCATTGGCGATGATGGTTCCATCCTGAATCACCACCGCAAACTGGTGCCCACCTTTTACGAAAAAATGGTCTGGGCACCGGGCGATGGCCATGGTCTGCGCGTGTGCCAAACCCGCATAGGCCGCATCGGCGCCCTGATCTGCGGGGAGAACACCAACCCGCTGGCACGCTATTCACTGGCGGCCCAGGGCGAGCAGATTCATATCTCCGCCTGGCCTGCTATCTGGCCAACCCGCATGCCCAAATCCGGCCAGAACTTTGACAATGTGGCGGCCAACAAAATACGGGCAGGCGGCCATTCTTTTGAGTCCAAAGTCTTCGGCATTCTGAATGCCGGTTTCATGGATCAGGCCATGCTTGATGCCCTGACCGAAGGCGGCGACGCCCAGGCACGCGAAGTGCTGGAAAACACCCCGCGTGCAGCTACTCAGTTCCTGGACCCCACCGGCGCATCCGTAGGCGACTTTCTGCAAAATGAAGAAGGGATTGCCTATGCCACTTTTGATTTGAATGCCTGCGTGGAACCCAAACAATTCCACGACATTGTGGGCTACTACAACCGCTTCGATGTGTTTGATCTGTCCATTGATCGTCGACGCATTACGCCCGCCACTTTCCGCGGACCCAACAACGCAAACAGTAAACAGTCACGTAGCAGTGAGCCCATGCAGGACAGTCAGGTAGCCAGTTCGGAAACGATGGAGGAGTAA
- a CDS encoding LysR family transcriptional regulator, whose amino-acid sequence MSPIDPNWHDLKIFLEVARCGTLGAAARRLKVDPSTLSRHISRLEETINAPIFERNNQGLHLTAGGQGLLEYVESMEASAVALAEQLGDRPKEPSGTVRVGSMEGIASLYLAAEFQGFSSLHPKIAIELVTTTQQMHVNRREADVFLSFFPMAGKSIDVVPLGSFPLHLYASPEYLARHGHPCDLDDLLDHQFASYVDDLIQLDTVRWLNEIISRPKLAFQSSSMIAQMFAAAAGAGIVMLPSFAKPERLGMIKLLDEQVTVRRTIWMTVHRDLQYLPRIKAVTRFLEKTIGRDYPCRTD is encoded by the coding sequence ATGTCCCCTATTGATCCCAATTGGCATGATTTGAAGATTTTTCTGGAAGTGGCGCGCTGCGGCACGCTGGGTGCAGCCGCCCGACGCTTGAAGGTAGACCCGTCCACCCTGAGCCGCCACATCAGCCGACTGGAAGAAACCATTAACGCGCCCATCTTCGAGCGCAATAACCAGGGCCTGCATCTGACCGCAGGCGGGCAAGGCTTGCTGGAATATGTGGAGTCCATGGAAGCCAGTGCCGTGGCTCTGGCCGAACAACTGGGAGATCGCCCCAAAGAGCCCTCCGGCACGGTACGGGTCGGCTCCATGGAAGGCATTGCCTCCTTGTATCTGGCGGCGGAGTTTCAGGGCTTTTCATCCCTACACCCCAAGATCGCGATTGAATTGGTCACCACGACACAGCAAATGCACGTCAACCGGCGCGAAGCAGATGTGTTCCTGAGTTTCTTTCCCATGGCAGGCAAGTCCATTGATGTGGTGCCCCTGGGCTCCTTTCCGCTGCATCTGTATGCGTCCCCCGAGTACCTGGCCCGCCACGGCCATCCCTGTGATCTGGACGACCTGCTGGATCACCAGTTTGCCTCGTATGTGGACGACCTGATCCAGCTGGATACCGTGCGCTGGCTAAACGAAATCATCTCCCGGCCCAAGCTGGCTTTTCAGTCCTCCAGCATGATTGCCCAGATGTTTGCCGCTGCTGCCGGGGCGGGCATCGTCATGCTGCCCTCTTTTGCCAAACCGGAACGACTGGGCATGATCAAGCTGCTGGACGAGCAAGTCACGGTACGTCGCACCATCTGGATGACCGTGCATCGGGACTTGCAATACCTGCCCCGCATCAAGGCGGTCACCCGTTTTCTGGAAAAGACGATAGGCCGGGACTACCCCTGCCGAACCGATTAA
- a CDS encoding helix-turn-helix domain-containing protein yields the protein MMNTYLLTTEDIDPRTLPEQAVLYAHLLTRDAMNDECVRKLMAAPRFVRSDKGIPYVVLKDMRTHRWTLIRAWREYLEIKRERLAGRLGISVAEYNVIEKGLVPLSQTMLALLAQGMGLDETQLQMSPYQPVLEPLALS from the coding sequence ATGATGAATACATACTTGTTGACCACTGAAGATATTGATCCTCGCACTTTGCCCGAGCAGGCTGTGCTGTATGCCCATCTGTTGACACGCGATGCCATGAATGATGAATGCGTGCGCAAGTTGATGGCCGCGCCGCGTTTTGTGCGCTCGGACAAGGGTATTCCGTATGTGGTGCTCAAGGATATGCGTACGCATCGCTGGACTCTGATTCGTGCCTGGCGCGAGTATCTGGAGATCAAGCGCGAGCGTCTGGCCGGTCGTTTGGGGATCAGTGTGGCGGAATACAACGTGATCGAGAAAGGTCTTGTGCCTTTGAGCCAGACGATGCTGGCTCTGCTGGCGCAGGGAATGGGTCTGGACGAGACGCAGTTGCAGATGTCTCCGTATCAGCCCGTGCTGGAACCTTTGGCTTTGAGCTAG
- a CDS encoding ABC transporter ATP-binding protein, with protein MLELSHVQVLFGQKPVLQDLSFTLKAGQRLGVLGPSGEGKSTLLRLVAGLIKPDNGQIWNEFRHPVLVFQQPRLLPWRSVLDNVQIPLRAQGLSATQAKERAMHWLGQVDLADVAQSWPGELSGGMAQRVALARAFALQPDLLLLDEPFSALDPALRNSLAQVCLRCLEETGAALLYVSHQPRELMRVADSCLLLQKGRGQLFEPVAPADTVARERLADSLYAQLLSQEALTP; from the coding sequence ATGCTTGAACTCAGCCATGTGCAGGTCCTGTTCGGGCAAAAGCCGGTTTTGCAGGATTTAAGTTTCACCTTGAAGGCCGGGCAGCGCCTGGGCGTTCTGGGGCCTAGCGGTGAAGGAAAAAGTACCTTGCTGCGTTTGGTGGCAGGGCTGATCAAGCCCGATAACGGCCAGATCTGGAACGAGTTTCGTCACCCTGTGCTGGTGTTTCAGCAGCCTCGTTTGCTGCCTTGGCGCAGCGTGCTGGACAACGTGCAGATTCCGCTGCGCGCGCAAGGTCTGTCCGCTACGCAAGCCAAAGAGCGTGCCATGCACTGGCTGGGGCAGGTGGATCTGGCCGATGTTGCCCAGTCCTGGCCCGGCGAGTTGTCCGGTGGCATGGCGCAGCGGGTGGCACTGGCCCGCGCCTTTGCCTTGCAGCCGGATTTATTGCTGCTGGACGAACCTTTCAGCGCTCTGGACCCGGCCCTGCGTAACAGTCTGGCTCAAGTCTGCCTGCGTTGTCTGGAAGAAACCGGAGCGGCACTGCTGTACGTCAGCCATCAACCCCGTGAATTGATGCGGGTCGCTGATTCCTGCCTGCTGCTGCAAAAGGGACGGGGCCAGCTGTTTGAGCCTGTGGCCCCGGCGGATACCGTTGCCCGCGAGCGTCTGGCCGATTCCTTGTACGCCCAACTTTTGTCTCAGGAGGCTTTGACGCCATGA
- a CDS encoding CopD family copper resistance protein: protein MTAYPVILLFHLFAALFFIGTVFFEVLMLEGIRKHVPREAMRTLEIAIGDRARRIMPWVLLVLYSAGIGLAWHHRAALAHPFDNTLGLFLTIKILLALSVFGHFLTAMTLRRTGRMKSIHFKRIHLSVFCHMVGIVILAKTMFYLHW from the coding sequence ATGACTGCCTATCCCGTGATTCTGTTGTTCCACCTGTTTGCCGCCCTGTTTTTCATCGGCACGGTGTTCTTTGAAGTCCTGATGCTGGAAGGCATACGCAAGCACGTTCCGCGAGAGGCCATGCGTACCCTGGAAATTGCGATTGGTGATCGCGCCCGCCGCATCATGCCCTGGGTTCTGCTGGTTCTGTACAGCGCCGGGATAGGTCTGGCCTGGCATCACCGCGCTGCGCTGGCCCATCCTTTTGACAACACCCTGGGCCTGTTTCTGACGATCAAGATTCTGTTGGCGCTCAGCGTTTTTGGCCACTTTCTGACGGCCATGACCTTGCGGCGCACCGGACGCATGAAGTCCATCCATTTCAAGCGCATTCACCTAAGCGTGTTCTGTCACATGGTCGGGATCGTGATCCTGGCCAAGACCATGTTTTATCTGCACTGGTAA
- the sodC gene encoding superoxide dismutase family protein, with product MRFSTLKARCAMALATVGATFALSAPSLADVIIPMNMATENGAGEQIGQVSVRQTEHGLVFTPDLKNLKPGVHGFHVHENPSCAPSEKDGKVTPAGAAGGHLDPEKTGKHGFPWGNGHLGDLPALYVQADGTASTPVLAPRLKSLDQIKGHSLMIHEGGDNHSDHPAPLGGGAGRFACGVIK from the coding sequence ATGCGTTTTTCCACCCTCAAAGCACGATGCGCAATGGCCCTGGCCACCGTAGGCGCTACTTTTGCTTTATCCGCCCCCTCGCTGGCGGACGTGATCATCCCCATGAATATGGCCACCGAAAACGGTGCTGGCGAGCAAATCGGCCAGGTTAGCGTCCGTCAGACCGAGCACGGTCTGGTTTTCACACCAGACCTGAAAAACCTGAAACCCGGTGTGCATGGCTTCCATGTGCACGAGAACCCCAGCTGCGCCCCCAGCGAGAAAGACGGCAAGGTCACCCCAGCCGGAGCGGCAGGCGGCCATCTGGACCCTGAAAAAACTGGCAAACATGGTTTCCCATGGGGCAATGGCCACTTGGGCGACCTGCCCGCCTTGTATGTTCAGGCTGACGGCACCGCCAGCACACCCGTCCTGGCTCCACGCCTGAAGTCTCTGGACCAGATCAAGGGCCACTCCCTGATGATCCACGAAGGCGGTGACAACCACTCCGACCACCCCGCGCCACTGGGCGGCGGTGCCGGTCGCTTTGCTTGCGGCGTCATCAAGTAA
- a CDS encoding AbrB family transcriptional regulator, which translates to MTTWFHVAIGFAIALAGAIGASWLHIPLPWMLGPLIVTAVTKVAGSPGVCLPFARNAGQWVIGTSLGLYFSHEMVQLIGNNAGLIVLGVVFALMLGCLGAWILSRFAHADFKTAWFASAVGGASEMTELAERYGARPDLVASAHGLRVMMVVVSIPFIFEWLDFSGEQAGHLARADFLHIPGLLLLAALSAAAGKLFQYFRLPNPWVLGPMVMVGILTFNNVILSGLPMEISSLGQLCIGWALGDKFGPDFFRRAPRYLGVAAISNMLNLVLAFGFAYGLYRLSDIAYPTLVLSVSPGGIAEMAITAKVLQLGAPLVTSFQVARMVCVLVLTGPLYKRIARWLKLE; encoded by the coding sequence ATGACTACCTGGTTTCACGTTGCCATAGGCTTTGCCATTGCCTTGGCAGGCGCAATTGGCGCTAGTTGGTTGCATATTCCCTTGCCCTGGATGCTGGGGCCCTTGATTGTGACGGCGGTCACCAAAGTGGCGGGCAGCCCCGGAGTGTGTCTGCCCTTTGCCCGCAATGCCGGGCAGTGGGTGATTGGAACCTCGCTGGGCCTGTACTTCAGCCACGAGATGGTGCAGCTGATTGGCAATAATGCGGGCCTGATTGTGCTGGGTGTGGTGTTCGCCTTGATGCTGGGTTGTCTGGGGGCATGGATACTGAGCCGCTTTGCCCATGCGGACTTCAAGACTGCCTGGTTTGCCAGTGCCGTAGGCGGTGCCAGCGAGATGACGGAGCTGGCCGAACGCTATGGCGCACGCCCTGATCTGGTGGCGTCTGCGCATGGTTTGCGGGTGATGATGGTGGTCGTCAGCATCCCTTTTATCTTTGAATGGCTGGACTTCAGTGGCGAGCAGGCAGGGCATCTGGCCCGTGCCGATTTTCTGCATATTCCTGGCCTGCTGTTGCTGGCGGCATTGAGCGCAGCAGCAGGCAAACTGTTCCAGTATTTTCGACTGCCCAATCCCTGGGTGCTGGGCCCCATGGTGATGGTGGGAATCCTGACATTTAACAATGTGATTTTGTCGGGTCTGCCCATGGAAATTTCCAGTCTGGGGCAGCTGTGCATTGGCTGGGCCTTGGGTGACAAGTTCGGACCGGATTTTTTCCGCCGTGCACCGCGTTATCTGGGTGTGGCGGCCATCAGCAATATGCTCAATCTGGTGCTGGCTTTTGGTTTTGCCTATGGCTTGTACCGGCTCTCGGACATTGCCTATCCGACGCTGGTGCTTAGTGTCAGCCCCGGCGGGATTGCGGAGATGGCTATTACCGCTAAAGTGCTGCAGTTAGGAGCACCGCTGGTCACCTCGTTCCAGGTTGCGCGCATGGTCTGTGTGCTTGTCCTGACCGGGCCTTTGTACAAGCGTATTGCTCGCTGGCTGAAGCTGGAATAA
- a CDS encoding MFS transporter: MGTATVAPSHAKSAPPGQPGLSRKQVVAVGIGNFMEWFDFAIYGYFAAIIGSIYFPSDATGVSLLSSLAVFAVGFVSRPFGALILGPIGDRFGRKTVLMITVFGMGVFTTLIGLLPGYNTIGITAPILLVVLRFLQGMMVGGEWSAAGIFLVESAPSNRRASAASVVTFTAGIAFLLGTATAAAINATLTEAQVYSWGWRVPFVLSIVMTFIAVFIRRKLNDTPVYHELQEKKANNTLERVSSKDKFNAFVLSFAFSALFLVSLYYFITYANNHLVSILGMSKTSALWLCSASLVVYCILHPLVGRFSDHYGRRKLALFAAAGLTVMAYPIFLMMNSGKPALILLGLIIMAFLVAISAVMNVVLLVEVFPASIRSTGAALGHNVSSALLAGPGPFIAAALIQYTGNPNVPAWYLAAVSLVCFLILYTRLPETKNVDLSAG, encoded by the coding sequence ATGGGCACTGCTACCGTCGCCCCTTCGCATGCCAAATCGGCACCCCCAGGCCAGCCGGGCCTGAGTAGAAAACAAGTTGTTGCCGTGGGTATTGGCAACTTTATGGAATGGTTTGACTTCGCGATTTATGGCTACTTTGCAGCCATTATCGGCAGTATCTACTTTCCATCCGACGCCACCGGCGTTTCCCTGCTGTCGTCCCTGGCCGTATTTGCCGTGGGCTTTGTATCGCGCCCCTTTGGCGCCCTGATTCTGGGCCCCATTGGCGACCGCTTTGGTCGCAAAACCGTGCTGATGATTACCGTTTTCGGGATGGGTGTCTTCACCACCCTGATCGGCCTGCTGCCAGGCTATAACACCATCGGCATTACCGCTCCTATCCTGCTGGTTGTGCTGCGCTTCCTGCAAGGCATGATGGTGGGTGGCGAATGGTCGGCTGCCGGTATCTTCCTGGTGGAAAGCGCCCCCTCCAACCGTCGCGCCAGCGCTGCCAGCGTGGTGACCTTCACCGCCGGTATCGCCTTCCTGCTGGGTACCGCCACCGCCGCCGCCATCAACGCCACACTGACCGAAGCCCAGGTCTACAGCTGGGGCTGGCGTGTGCCGTTCGTACTGTCGATTGTGATGACCTTCATCGCCGTCTTTATCCGCCGCAAGCTGAACGACACCCCCGTCTACCACGAGCTGCAGGAAAAGAAAGCCAACAACACGCTGGAGCGCGTTTCATCCAAAGACAAGTTCAACGCCTTTGTGCTGTCCTTTGCGTTCTCCGCCCTGTTCCTGGTATCGCTGTACTACTTCATCACCTACGCCAATAACCACCTGGTCTCCATCCTGGGCATGAGCAAGACTTCCGCCCTGTGGCTGTGCAGTGCCTCGCTGGTGGTGTATTGCATTTTGCACCCACTGGTTGGCCGCTTCTCGGACCACTACGGTCGTCGCAAACTGGCCCTGTTCGCCGCTGCGGGCCTGACCGTCATGGCCTACCCGATCTTCCTGATGATGAACTCGGGCAAGCCTGCCCTGATCCTGCTGGGCCTGATCATCATGGCCTTCCTGGTCGCGATCTCCGCCGTCATGAACGTGGTGCTGCTGGTGGAAGTATTCCCCGCCTCGATCCGCTCGACCGGCGCCGCATTGGGCCACAACGTCTCGTCGGCTCTGCTGGCTGGCCCTGGCCCCTTCATTGCTGCTGCCCTGATCCAGTACACAGGTAACCCCAACGTGCCGGCCTGGTACCTGGCTGCCGTATCCCTGGTGTGCTTCCTGATCCTGTATACCCGCCTGCCTGAAACCAAAAACGTGGACTTGTCCGCAGGCTGA